In Electrophorus electricus isolate fEleEle1 chromosome 6, fEleEle1.pri, whole genome shotgun sequence, a single genomic region encodes these proteins:
- the ccnb1 gene encoding G2/mitotic-specific cyclin-B1 isoform X1, whose translation MALRITRSTRLPSSENQNAVAGKAVIANKPGLRPRAALGEIGNAVLPRQPQTKKVNDLKTAPVVLENKPPEKNQRPKAVTKVENEVQILSEPSSPVPMETSGCASDDLCQAFSDVLLNIKDVDADDYDNPMLCSEYVKDIYKYLHQLETDQAVRPRYLEGREVTGNMRAILIDWLVQVQIKFRLLQETMYMTVAIIDRFLQDHPVPKKQLQLVGVTAMFIASKYEEMYPPEIADFAFVTDRAYTTAEIRKMEMEVLQVLNFGFGRPLPLQFLRRASKIAEVTAEHHTLAKYFVELTMVDYDMVHFPPSQVASAAFALMLKVFSCGEWDPTLQYYMGYTEDSLIPVMQHIAKNVVKVNEGHSKHLAVKNKYSSQKQMRIASISRLKSALIKDLAAQVL comes from the exons ATGGCTCTTCGAATCACAAGG AGCACTCGCCTGCCCAGTAGTGAGAATCAAAACGCTGTTGCTGGGAAAGCAGTAATTGCAAACAAGCCTGGGCTAAGGCCAAGGGCCGCTCTTGGCGAAATTGGCAACGCAGTTTTGCCACGGCAGCCTCAGACGAAAAAGGTAAAC GATTTGAAGACCGCACCCGTGGTGCTTGAGAACAAGCCTCCTGAGAAAAATCAGCGACCAAAGGCGGTGACCAAAGTTGAAAATGAGGTTCAG ATTTTGTCAGAGCCTTCCTCTCCCGTGCCCATGGAAACGTCTGGTTGTGCCTCAGACGATCTATGTCAGGCTTTCTCCGATGTACTGCTTAATATCAAAGACGTGGATGCTGACGACTATGACAATCCCATGCTCTGCAGTGAATATGTAAAGGACATCTACAAATATCTCCATCAACTTGAG ACTGATCAGGCTGTCAGGCCAAGGTATCTGGAAGGAAGAGAAGTCACTGGGAACATGCGTGCCATTCTTATCGACTGGCTTGTCCAGGTCCAAATCAAGTTTAGGCTGCTACAGGAGACCATGTACATGACTGTTGCAATCATAGACCGCTTTCTTCAG GATCATCCAGTTCCCAAGAAGCAGCTCCAGCTGGTTGGTGTGACTGCGATGTTCATTGCCTCAAAATATGAGGAGATGTATCCTCCAGAGATCGCAGATTTTGCTTTTGTCACTGACCGTGCCTACACTACTGCTGAGATCCGcaagatggagatggaggttCTGCAAGTTCTAAACTTCGGTTTTGGCAGACCTCTGCCTTTGCAGTTCCTCCGGAGAGCCTCAAAAATTGCAGAG GTCACAGCAGAGCACCACACCTTGGCCAAGTACTTTGTTGAGCTGACTATGGTGGACTACGACATGGTGCACTTTCCTCCGTCTCAGGTTGCCAGTGCTGCCTTTGCCCTCATGCTAAAGGTCTTCAGTTGTGGTGAATGG GACCCCACACTCCAGTATTACATGGGATACACAGAGGATAGCCTCATTCCAGTGATGCAGCATATAGCAAAGAATGTAGTCAAAGTCAATGAGGGGCACTCCAAGCATCTG GCGGTTAAGAACAAGTACTCAAGCCAGAAGCAAATGAGGATTGCGTCCATCTCTCGGCTCAAGTCCGCGCTGATCAAGGACCTTGCAGCACAAGTCTTGTAG
- the pmchl gene encoding LOW QUALITY PROTEIN: pro-melanin-concentrating hormone, like (The sequence of the model RefSeq protein was modified relative to this genomic sequence to represent the inferred CDS: inserted 1 base in 1 codon), producing the protein MKLSIFSIFFTITILSGCNLQSEALTEANSEELDLDQETLGERLAESPLSSGASKIIVVADFQNAXRGMKVLGRTQLSLPERILRDASLDHSPSGVSIVRRDTRRCMVGRVYRPCWEV; encoded by the exons ATGAAGCTGTCcatcttttccattttcttcaCCATCACCATCTTGTCTGGATGCAACCTACAATCGGAAGCACTTACAGAGGCCAACAGTGAAGAACTAGATCTTGATCAGGAGACTCTTGGTGAAAGATTGGCAGAGAGCCCACTGAGTTCTGGTGCTTCCAAGATCATCGTAGTGGCAGACTTCCAAAATG GAAGAGGCATGAAGGTTCTGGGAAGGACCCAGCTGAGCCTGCCTGAGAGGATCCTGAGAGATGCAAGCCTGGACCACAGCCCTAGCGGGGTCTCCATTGTCAGGAGAGACACCAGGAGGTGCATGGTGGGAAGAGTCTACCGTCCCTGCTGGGAAGTATAG
- the ccnb1 gene encoding G2/mitotic-specific cyclin-B1 isoform X2, producing the protein MALRITRSTRLPSSENQNAVAGKAVIANKPGLRPRAALGEIGNAVLPRQPQTKKDLKTAPVVLENKPPEKNQRPKAVTKVENEVQILSEPSSPVPMETSGCASDDLCQAFSDVLLNIKDVDADDYDNPMLCSEYVKDIYKYLHQLETDQAVRPRYLEGREVTGNMRAILIDWLVQVQIKFRLLQETMYMTVAIIDRFLQDHPVPKKQLQLVGVTAMFIASKYEEMYPPEIADFAFVTDRAYTTAEIRKMEMEVLQVLNFGFGRPLPLQFLRRASKIAEVTAEHHTLAKYFVELTMVDYDMVHFPPSQVASAAFALMLKVFSCGEWDPTLQYYMGYTEDSLIPVMQHIAKNVVKVNEGHSKHLAVKNKYSSQKQMRIASISRLKSALIKDLAAQVL; encoded by the exons ATGGCTCTTCGAATCACAAGG AGCACTCGCCTGCCCAGTAGTGAGAATCAAAACGCTGTTGCTGGGAAAGCAGTAATTGCAAACAAGCCTGGGCTAAGGCCAAGGGCCGCTCTTGGCGAAATTGGCAACGCAGTTTTGCCACGGCAGCCTCAGACGAAAAAG GATTTGAAGACCGCACCCGTGGTGCTTGAGAACAAGCCTCCTGAGAAAAATCAGCGACCAAAGGCGGTGACCAAAGTTGAAAATGAGGTTCAG ATTTTGTCAGAGCCTTCCTCTCCCGTGCCCATGGAAACGTCTGGTTGTGCCTCAGACGATCTATGTCAGGCTTTCTCCGATGTACTGCTTAATATCAAAGACGTGGATGCTGACGACTATGACAATCCCATGCTCTGCAGTGAATATGTAAAGGACATCTACAAATATCTCCATCAACTTGAG ACTGATCAGGCTGTCAGGCCAAGGTATCTGGAAGGAAGAGAAGTCACTGGGAACATGCGTGCCATTCTTATCGACTGGCTTGTCCAGGTCCAAATCAAGTTTAGGCTGCTACAGGAGACCATGTACATGACTGTTGCAATCATAGACCGCTTTCTTCAG GATCATCCAGTTCCCAAGAAGCAGCTCCAGCTGGTTGGTGTGACTGCGATGTTCATTGCCTCAAAATATGAGGAGATGTATCCTCCAGAGATCGCAGATTTTGCTTTTGTCACTGACCGTGCCTACACTACTGCTGAGATCCGcaagatggagatggaggttCTGCAAGTTCTAAACTTCGGTTTTGGCAGACCTCTGCCTTTGCAGTTCCTCCGGAGAGCCTCAAAAATTGCAGAG GTCACAGCAGAGCACCACACCTTGGCCAAGTACTTTGTTGAGCTGACTATGGTGGACTACGACATGGTGCACTTTCCTCCGTCTCAGGTTGCCAGTGCTGCCTTTGCCCTCATGCTAAAGGTCTTCAGTTGTGGTGAATGG GACCCCACACTCCAGTATTACATGGGATACACAGAGGATAGCCTCATTCCAGTGATGCAGCATATAGCAAAGAATGTAGTCAAAGTCAATGAGGGGCACTCCAAGCATCTG GCGGTTAAGAACAAGTACTCAAGCCAGAAGCAAATGAGGATTGCGTCCATCTCTCGGCTCAAGTCCGCGCTGATCAAGGACCTTGCAGCACAAGTCTTGTAG